The Lactuca sativa cultivar Salinas chromosome 2, Lsat_Salinas_v11, whole genome shotgun sequence genome includes a window with the following:
- the LOC111902558 gene encoding ankyrin repeat-containing protein At5g02620 isoform X1 — MHVDHIISSHYPKAFFNFYPVVHTHQLLAEAEMSQTGLPLPNFDVQNPSSQQQQHATGVSFPPQDLPIPAYPVNTDRKKAADVPVPQYPSIPHPFMDHNKAADVPVPQYPPQYPVPQYPSTPHPFTADVPVPQYPSIPHPFMDHNKAADVPVPQYPSIPHPFTGFPLPNFEVKNPPSQQQQQHVVGVSFAPQEKAIPDLFNGPRIDYIHFGVPLYEASIKGDWKAAKDIFDETPTLVRYSITENGETALHVAASAESTNEVEEFVEHLVNYMQKKDLELQDKSSNTALCVVAASGKINMVKIMVQKNRDLMSIRGWQNMMPLYMAALFGHHEVVKYLYQESNNLRDDSYWTPKTRGWLLLTCVENDMFDVALWIVKDHPELVNNSDVLGVLAQKPDAFSKRKSNIIMNTVKWVFIVIFPKVGVYEKGSTALELLTIMWQNIAMKSKKEIDVILRGTHVTLPGNAKKKYPSQIPFVAAERGNTRFVIELIRLYPDLIWKVNDTNQSIFHTAAEHRHMDIYNLLYEIGSKRNQITLLKDANENNMLHLVGKSAKKKRHEDVSGAAFEMQRELLWFKEVEGMVPFSYREERNKDGLTPHELFTVEHKDLVVKGEEWMKGTASQCMVVAALIATIVFAAAFTVPGGYNQNDGIPIFYREVSLKLFVVADAISLFSSSASIIMFLSILTSRYGERDFYESLPKKLTLGLATLFLSITTMMVAFSLSLFVLYHKDLQWIPILVAMFATMPVFLFATLQYPLLKDIIVATYGSKYLFRPKKRVLYENHQRFAIPMPF, encoded by the exons ATGCATGTTGATCACATAATCTCATCTCATTATCCCAAGGCCTTTTTCAATTTTTATCCGGTTGTTCATACGCATCAATTGCTCGCTGAAGCAGAG ATGTCGCAAACAGGTCTCCCATTACCCAACTTCGATGTGCAGAATCCATCAAGCCAACAGCAGCAGCATGCAACCGGAGTTTCGTTTCCTCCACAAGATCTACCAATACCTGCATATCCAGTTAATACGG ATCGCAAAAAAGCAGCAGATGTCCCAGTACCCCAATATCCATCAATACCACATCCATTTATGG ATCACAACAAAGCAGCAGATGTCCCGGTACCCCAATATCCACCCCAGTATCCAGTACCCCAATATCCATCAACACCACATCCATTTACAG CAGATGTCCCAGTACCCCAATATCCATCAATACCACATCCATTTATGG ATCACAACAAAGCAGCAGATGTCCCGGTACCCCAATATCCATCAATACCACATCCATTTACAG gtTTCCCATTACCCAACTTCGAGGTGAAGAATCCACCaagccaacaacaacaacaacatgttgTCGGAGTTTCGTTTGCTCCACAAGAGAAAGCAATACCAGATCTATTTAACG GACCTAGAATTGATTACATCCATTTTGGTGTCCCCCTATATGAAGCATCGATAAAAGGTGATTGGAAAGCTGCTAAAGACATTTTTGATGAAACGCCAACGTTGGTAAGGTATAGTATCACTGAAAATGGCGAAACAGCACTTCATGTTGCTGCATCCGCAGAAAGCACCAATGAGGTGGAAGAGTTCGTGGAGCATCTGGTGAATTACATGCAAAAGAAGGACCTGGAACTTCAAGATAAAAGCTCCAACACTGCCCTTTGTGTAGTTGCTGCATCCGGAAAAATTAACATGGTTAAGATTATGGTGCAAAAGAACAGGGACTTGATGTCAATCCGTGGTTGGCAAAATATGATGCCACTTTATATGGCTGCCTTGTTTGGACATCATGAGGTGGTGAAATATCTATATCAAGAATCGAATAATCTGCGTGATGATAGTTATTGGACACCAAAGACTCGTGGTTGGCTTCTTTTGACATGTGTCGAGAATGATATGTTTG ATGTCGCACTATGGATTGTGAAAGATCACCCAGAACTTGTTAATAATTCGGATGTACTTGGAGTTTTAGCTCAAAAGCCTGATgcattttctaaaagaaaatctaaTATCATCATGAACACCGTCAAATGGG TTTTTATAGTCATTTTTCCAAAGGTGGGAGTTTATGAAAAGGGAAGTACAGCACTTGAATTACTAACAATCATGTGGCAAAATATTGCGATGAAGTCTAAGAAAGAAATTGATGTCATACTCAGAGGGACGCATGTGACGTTGCCGGGAAATGCAAAGAAAAAGTACCCTTCACAAATACCATTTGTTGCTGCAGAAAGGGGCAATACTAGATTTGTAATTGAGCTCATCCGTCTATATCCTGATCTGATATGGAAAGTAAACGATACCAATCAAAGTATATTTCACACTGCTGCCGAGCATCGTCATATGGATATCTACAATCTATTGTACGAAATAGGCTCAAAAAGGAATCAGATAACTCTTCTCAAAGATGCAAATGAAAACAATATGCTCCATTTAGTTGGGAAGAGTGCCAAGAAAAAGCGACATGAGGATGTCTCCGGAGCTGCTTTTGAGATGCAACGAGAACTATTATGGTTTAAG GAAGTAGAGGGAATGGTCCCTTTTTCTTATAGGGAAGAGAGAAACAAAGATGGCCTAACACCACACGAGTTATTCACTGTCGAACACAAAGATCTAGTTGTAAAAGGTGAGGAGTGGATGAAAGGAACAGCTAGTCAATGTATGGTGGTTGCTGCTCTTATTGCCACCATAGTTTTTGCTGCAGCTTTTACGGTTCCTGGCGGATACAATCAGAATGATGGTATCCCTATATTTTATCGAGAAGTAAGCTTAAAGCTTTTTGTAGTGGCGGATGCCATATCTTTATTCTCATCATCAGCTTCTATAATCATGTTCTTGTCTATCCTTACATCTCGTTACGGTGAACGTGATTTCTATGAATCATTGCCTAAAAAGTTGACGTTGGGTTTAGCAACACTTTTCTTGTCAATAACAACCATGATGGTTGCGTTCAGTCTCAGCTTATTTGTGTTATACCATAAAGATCTGCAGTGGATACCGATTCTTGTCGCCATGTTTGCTACCATGCCAGTCTTCCTATTCGCTACGCTGCAATATCCTCTCTTAAAAGACATAATAGTTGCGACATACGGTTCCAAGTACCTCTTTCGGCCGAAGAAACGTGTTCTTTATGAAAACCATCAACGTTTTGCAATTCCAATGCCTTTTTGA
- the LOC111902560 gene encoding protein S-acyltransferase 10 isoform X2 — protein sequence MSFLGSSGDPSDSYSDRCSKWIPCLSDPPKRSALCMQLMLVVLHLVFLGFLFIFDSEFMEKLKTLSWSTICYLLLFVATIVQYLYTSGSSPGYVLDAMREFARAEASLRASETSNKDNLLQAKNDSVVVTFDGNQRGENILGNNRMNWTKMVMDLYPSGTAVRTCTCTFCNVVQPPRTKHCHDCEKCVLQFDHHCVWLGTCVGQGNHCRFWWYIFEEFALCIWTGIWYINYLNDHVKDSWVKDIFVIIMLAILAISLIFLFLLLVFHTYLIMTNQTTYELVRRRRIHYMRNYSKKDETSV from the exons ATGAGTTTTTTAGGTAGCTCCGGAGACCCATCGGATAGTTATTCTGATCGATGTTCCAAGTGGATCCCCTGTCTCTCTGATCCCC CTAAAAGATCTGCGTTATGTATGCAACTGATGCTGGTGGTGCTTCATCTTGTATTCCTCGGTTTTCTTTTCATCTTCGACAGTGAATTCATGGAGAAATTGAAAACACTGTCTTG GTCCACAATTTGCtatttattgttatttgtggccACCATAGTTCAGTATCTTTATACATCTGGTTCTTCTCCTGG GTATGTGCTTGATGCAATGAGAGAATTTGCTAGGGCAGAAGCCTCATTAAGGGCATCAGAGACTTCAAA CAAAGACAACCTGCTTCAAGCAAAAAATGACAGTGTAGTTGTGACATTTGATGGAAATCAGAGGGGTGAAAACATTTTAGGGAATAATAGAATGAACTGGACAAAGATGGTGATGGATTTGTATCCAAGTGGGACAGCTGTCAG GACTTGCACATGCACTTTCTGTAATGTTGTGCAG CCTCCAAGAACAAAGCATTGTCATGATTGTGAAAAATGTGTTCTTCAGTTTGATCATCATTGTGTTTGGTTGGGAACATGTGTAGGACAAGGCAACCATTGTCGATTTTG GTGGTATATATTTGAGGAATTTGCTTTATGCATCTGGACTGGAATATGGTACATTAATTACCTCAATGATCATGTTAAAGACTCATG GGTGAAGGATATATTCGTAATTATAATGCTAGCTATATTGGCAATTTCACTGATATTTCTCTTTCTCCTTCTCGTATTCCATAC TTATTTAATCATGACAAATCAAACTACATATGAGCTGGTGAGACGAAGACGTATACACTACATGAG AAATTATAGCAAAAAGGATGAAACAAGTGTCTGA
- the LOC111902560 gene encoding protein S-acyltransferase 10 isoform X1 — protein sequence MSFLGSSGDPSDSYSDRCSKWIPCLSDPPKRSALCMQLMLVVLHLVFLGFLFIFDSEFMEKLKTLSWSTICYLLLFVATIVQYLYTSGSSPGYVLDAMREFARAEASLRASETSNKDNLLQAKNDSVVVTFDGNQRGENILGNNRMNWTKMVMDLYPSGTAVRTCTCTFCNVVQPPRTKHCHDCEKCVLQFDHHCVWLGTCVGQGNHCRFWWYIFEEFALCIWTGIWYINYLNDHVKDSWVKDIFVIIMLAILAISLIFLFLLLVFHTYLIMTNQTTYELVRRRRIHYMRSIPERVHPFSKGVCRNLYDFCCARTSNYRMEALPFSQGVDQMSIP from the exons ATGAGTTTTTTAGGTAGCTCCGGAGACCCATCGGATAGTTATTCTGATCGATGTTCCAAGTGGATCCCCTGTCTCTCTGATCCCC CTAAAAGATCTGCGTTATGTATGCAACTGATGCTGGTGGTGCTTCATCTTGTATTCCTCGGTTTTCTTTTCATCTTCGACAGTGAATTCATGGAGAAATTGAAAACACTGTCTTG GTCCACAATTTGCtatttattgttatttgtggccACCATAGTTCAGTATCTTTATACATCTGGTTCTTCTCCTGG GTATGTGCTTGATGCAATGAGAGAATTTGCTAGGGCAGAAGCCTCATTAAGGGCATCAGAGACTTCAAA CAAAGACAACCTGCTTCAAGCAAAAAATGACAGTGTAGTTGTGACATTTGATGGAAATCAGAGGGGTGAAAACATTTTAGGGAATAATAGAATGAACTGGACAAAGATGGTGATGGATTTGTATCCAAGTGGGACAGCTGTCAG GACTTGCACATGCACTTTCTGTAATGTTGTGCAG CCTCCAAGAACAAAGCATTGTCATGATTGTGAAAAATGTGTTCTTCAGTTTGATCATCATTGTGTTTGGTTGGGAACATGTGTAGGACAAGGCAACCATTGTCGATTTTG GTGGTATATATTTGAGGAATTTGCTTTATGCATCTGGACTGGAATATGGTACATTAATTACCTCAATGATCATGTTAAAGACTCATG GGTGAAGGATATATTCGTAATTATAATGCTAGCTATATTGGCAATTTCACTGATATTTCTCTTTCTCCTTCTCGTATTCCATAC TTATTTAATCATGACAAATCAAACTACATATGAGCTGGTGAGACGAAGACGTATACACTACATGAG ATCGATTCCTGAAAGGGTTCATCCATTCAGTAAAGGCGTGTGCAGAAACTTGTATGATTTTTGTTGTGCAAGAACAAGCAATTACAGAATGGAAGCATTACCTTTTTCACAGGGAGTAGATCAAATGTCAATACCATAG
- the LOC111902559 gene encoding uncharacterized protein LOC111902559, with protein MSITAGAKRHWKKAAKVTLALFFTGFNTSKCKTAAKLAVARIKLLRNKRQVVVRQMRRDIAMLLQSGQDATARIRVEHVMREQNILAANEFIELFCELIVQRLTIIAKQRECPVDLKEGISSLIFAAPRCSEIPELVALRDIFEKKYGKDFVGAATDLRPDCGVNRMLIEKLSVKTPPGEVKLKILKEIAKEYQVEWDTTESETELLKPPEKLIDGPQTFVSASSMPVNSMSDQFVQPVNRTSDQFVQPNNPPSRRYSGNGQNMQFNDTKSAAEAAAESAKMAIAAAEAAAYLANKDSHQSTSQPHGLGSRNSDNFDSIDYAKTSRQSSERSHISSAVDTNTTTTNTKGGQRRYSYNASGVRFDESDCEIDDSKLFRRHTINTAAPHKVSSSVKFDESESDYDEEIEMDHDHDHRSGGPPDRPAPGAPAPPSGYMKQGQRVHPKLPDYDTLAARFEALRHHKP; from the exons ATGAGCATCACTGCCGGAGCCAAACGCCATTGGAAGAAGGCTGCGAAAGTCACTCTTGCTCTCTTTTTCACAGGCTTCAACACCTCCAAATG CAAGACGGCGGCGAAATTGGCGGTGGCTCGGATAAAGCTTCTGAGGAACAAGAGACAGGTGGTGGTGAGGCAGATGAGACGTGATATTGCTATGCTACTTCAGTCTGGTCAAGACGCCACTGCTCGTATTAGG GTTGAACATGTGATGAGAGAACAGAATATTCTAGCTGCTAACGAGTTTATTGAGCTCTTCTGTGAACTAATCGTGCAAAGACTTACAATCATTGCAAAGCAAAG agAGTGTCCAGTGGATCTAAAAGAAGGGATATCAAGTTTAATATTTGCAGCACCTCGATGTTCTGAAATTCCAGAATTGGTTGCACTTCGGGACATTTTTGAGAAGAAATATGGCAAAGATTTTGTTGGTGCAGCTACTGATCTAAGACCTGATTGTGGTGTAAATCGAATG CTTATTGAGAAGCTCTCTGTTAAAACCCCTCCTGGTGAGGTAAAGTTGAAAATCCTAAAGGAAATAGCCAAAGAATACCAGGTTGAATGGGACACAACAGAATCTGAAACAGAACTTCTCAAGCCACCTGAAAAGCTTATT GATGGACCACAGACCTTTGTGAGTGCTTCTAGCATGCCTGTCAATTCTATGTCGGACCAATTTGTTCAGCCTGTGAATCGTACATCGGATCAGTTTGTTCAGCCAAACAACCCACCATCACGCAG ATACTCGGGTAATGGCCAAAACATGCAATTCAATGACACAAAATCAGCTGCTGAAGCTGCTGCTGAGTCAGCAAAGATGGCAATTGCAGCTGCAGAAGCAGCTGCATACTTAGCAAACAAAGACTCACATCAGTCAACTAGTCAACCACATGGACTTGGTTCAAGAAACTCTGACAATTTTGACTCCATTGATTATGCGAAAACATCAAGACAGAGCTCTGAAAGGTCTCACATATCATCAGCAGTAGATACAAATACAACTACTACTAATACCAAAGGGGGTCAAAGGAGATACAGTTACAATGCATCTGGTGTGAGATTTGATGAATCAGATTGTGAGATAGATGATAGCAAGCTGTTCAGAAGGCATACAATTAATACTGCTGCACCTCATAAAGTATCATCATCTGTGAAGTTTGATGAATCTGAGTCTGATTATGATGAAGAAATTGAGATGGATCATGATCATGACCACCGGTCTGGTGGTCCACCAGACCGGCCTGCACCAGGTGCACCCGCACCGCCTTCCGGTTATATGAAACAAGGTCAGCGGGTGCATCCGAAGCTCCCGGATTATGATACACTGGCAGCTCGTTTTGAAGCTCTCAGGCATCATAAACCATAG
- the LOC111902558 gene encoding ankyrin repeat-containing protein At5g02620 isoform X2 gives MHVDHIISSHYPKAFFNFYPVVHTHQLLAEAEMSQTGLPLPNFDVQNPSSQQQQHATGVSFPPQDLPIPAYPVNTDRKKAADVPVPQYPSIPHPFMDHNKAADVPVPQYPPQYPVPQYPSTPHPFTDVPVPQYPSIPHPFMDHNKAADVPVPQYPSIPHPFTGFPLPNFEVKNPPSQQQQQHVVGVSFAPQEKAIPDLFNGPRIDYIHFGVPLYEASIKGDWKAAKDIFDETPTLVRYSITENGETALHVAASAESTNEVEEFVEHLVNYMQKKDLELQDKSSNTALCVVAASGKINMVKIMVQKNRDLMSIRGWQNMMPLYMAALFGHHEVVKYLYQESNNLRDDSYWTPKTRGWLLLTCVENDMFDVALWIVKDHPELVNNSDVLGVLAQKPDAFSKRKSNIIMNTVKWVFIVIFPKVGVYEKGSTALELLTIMWQNIAMKSKKEIDVILRGTHVTLPGNAKKKYPSQIPFVAAERGNTRFVIELIRLYPDLIWKVNDTNQSIFHTAAEHRHMDIYNLLYEIGSKRNQITLLKDANENNMLHLVGKSAKKKRHEDVSGAAFEMQRELLWFKEVEGMVPFSYREERNKDGLTPHELFTVEHKDLVVKGEEWMKGTASQCMVVAALIATIVFAAAFTVPGGYNQNDGIPIFYREVSLKLFVVADAISLFSSSASIIMFLSILTSRYGERDFYESLPKKLTLGLATLFLSITTMMVAFSLSLFVLYHKDLQWIPILVAMFATMPVFLFATLQYPLLKDIIVATYGSKYLFRPKKRVLYENHQRFAIPMPF, from the exons ATGCATGTTGATCACATAATCTCATCTCATTATCCCAAGGCCTTTTTCAATTTTTATCCGGTTGTTCATACGCATCAATTGCTCGCTGAAGCAGAG ATGTCGCAAACAGGTCTCCCATTACCCAACTTCGATGTGCAGAATCCATCAAGCCAACAGCAGCAGCATGCAACCGGAGTTTCGTTTCCTCCACAAGATCTACCAATACCTGCATATCCAGTTAATACGG ATCGCAAAAAAGCAGCAGATGTCCCAGTACCCCAATATCCATCAATACCACATCCATTTATGG ATCACAACAAAGCAGCAGATGTCCCGGTACCCCAATATCCACCCCAGTATCCAGTACCCCAATATCCATCAACACCACATCCATTTACAG ATGTCCCAGTACCCCAATATCCATCAATACCACATCCATTTATGG ATCACAACAAAGCAGCAGATGTCCCGGTACCCCAATATCCATCAATACCACATCCATTTACAG gtTTCCCATTACCCAACTTCGAGGTGAAGAATCCACCaagccaacaacaacaacaacatgttgTCGGAGTTTCGTTTGCTCCACAAGAGAAAGCAATACCAGATCTATTTAACG GACCTAGAATTGATTACATCCATTTTGGTGTCCCCCTATATGAAGCATCGATAAAAGGTGATTGGAAAGCTGCTAAAGACATTTTTGATGAAACGCCAACGTTGGTAAGGTATAGTATCACTGAAAATGGCGAAACAGCACTTCATGTTGCTGCATCCGCAGAAAGCACCAATGAGGTGGAAGAGTTCGTGGAGCATCTGGTGAATTACATGCAAAAGAAGGACCTGGAACTTCAAGATAAAAGCTCCAACACTGCCCTTTGTGTAGTTGCTGCATCCGGAAAAATTAACATGGTTAAGATTATGGTGCAAAAGAACAGGGACTTGATGTCAATCCGTGGTTGGCAAAATATGATGCCACTTTATATGGCTGCCTTGTTTGGACATCATGAGGTGGTGAAATATCTATATCAAGAATCGAATAATCTGCGTGATGATAGTTATTGGACACCAAAGACTCGTGGTTGGCTTCTTTTGACATGTGTCGAGAATGATATGTTTG ATGTCGCACTATGGATTGTGAAAGATCACCCAGAACTTGTTAATAATTCGGATGTACTTGGAGTTTTAGCTCAAAAGCCTGATgcattttctaaaagaaaatctaaTATCATCATGAACACCGTCAAATGGG TTTTTATAGTCATTTTTCCAAAGGTGGGAGTTTATGAAAAGGGAAGTACAGCACTTGAATTACTAACAATCATGTGGCAAAATATTGCGATGAAGTCTAAGAAAGAAATTGATGTCATACTCAGAGGGACGCATGTGACGTTGCCGGGAAATGCAAAGAAAAAGTACCCTTCACAAATACCATTTGTTGCTGCAGAAAGGGGCAATACTAGATTTGTAATTGAGCTCATCCGTCTATATCCTGATCTGATATGGAAAGTAAACGATACCAATCAAAGTATATTTCACACTGCTGCCGAGCATCGTCATATGGATATCTACAATCTATTGTACGAAATAGGCTCAAAAAGGAATCAGATAACTCTTCTCAAAGATGCAAATGAAAACAATATGCTCCATTTAGTTGGGAAGAGTGCCAAGAAAAAGCGACATGAGGATGTCTCCGGAGCTGCTTTTGAGATGCAACGAGAACTATTATGGTTTAAG GAAGTAGAGGGAATGGTCCCTTTTTCTTATAGGGAAGAGAGAAACAAAGATGGCCTAACACCACACGAGTTATTCACTGTCGAACACAAAGATCTAGTTGTAAAAGGTGAGGAGTGGATGAAAGGAACAGCTAGTCAATGTATGGTGGTTGCTGCTCTTATTGCCACCATAGTTTTTGCTGCAGCTTTTACGGTTCCTGGCGGATACAATCAGAATGATGGTATCCCTATATTTTATCGAGAAGTAAGCTTAAAGCTTTTTGTAGTGGCGGATGCCATATCTTTATTCTCATCATCAGCTTCTATAATCATGTTCTTGTCTATCCTTACATCTCGTTACGGTGAACGTGATTTCTATGAATCATTGCCTAAAAAGTTGACGTTGGGTTTAGCAACACTTTTCTTGTCAATAACAACCATGATGGTTGCGTTCAGTCTCAGCTTATTTGTGTTATACCATAAAGATCTGCAGTGGATACCGATTCTTGTCGCCATGTTTGCTACCATGCCAGTCTTCCTATTCGCTACGCTGCAATATCCTCTCTTAAAAGACATAATAGTTGCGACATACGGTTCCAAGTACCTCTTTCGGCCGAAGAAACGTGTTCTTTATGAAAACCATCAACGTTTTGCAATTCCAATGCCTTTTTGA
- the LOC111902558 gene encoding ankyrin repeat-containing protein At5g02620 isoform X3, with protein MHVDHIISSHYPKAFFNFYPVVHTHQLLAEAEMSQTGLPLPNFDVQNPSSQQQQHATGVSFPPQDLPIPAYPVNTDRKKAADVPVPQYPSIPHPFMDHNKAADVPVPQYPPQYPVPQYPSTPHPFTADVPVPQYPSIPHPFMDHNKAADVPVPQYPSIPHPFTGFPLPNFEVKNPPSQQQQQHVVGVSFAPQEKAIPDLFNGPRIDYIHFGVPLYEASIKGDWKAAKDIFDETPTLVRYSITENGETALHVAASAESTNEVEEFVEHLVNYMQKKDLELQDKSSNTALCVVAASGKINMVKIMVQKNRDLMSIRGWQNMMPLYMAALFGHHEVVKYLYQESNNLRDDSYWTPKTRGWLLLTCVENDMFDVALWIVKDHPELVNNSDVLGVLAQKPDAFSKRKSNIIMNTVKWVIFPKVGVYEKGSTALELLTIMWQNIAMKSKKEIDVILRGTHVTLPGNAKKKYPSQIPFVAAERGNTRFVIELIRLYPDLIWKVNDTNQSIFHTAAEHRHMDIYNLLYEIGSKRNQITLLKDANENNMLHLVGKSAKKKRHEDVSGAAFEMQRELLWFKEVEGMVPFSYREERNKDGLTPHELFTVEHKDLVVKGEEWMKGTASQCMVVAALIATIVFAAAFTVPGGYNQNDGIPIFYREVSLKLFVVADAISLFSSSASIIMFLSILTSRYGERDFYESLPKKLTLGLATLFLSITTMMVAFSLSLFVLYHKDLQWIPILVAMFATMPVFLFATLQYPLLKDIIVATYGSKYLFRPKKRVLYENHQRFAIPMPF; from the exons ATGCATGTTGATCACATAATCTCATCTCATTATCCCAAGGCCTTTTTCAATTTTTATCCGGTTGTTCATACGCATCAATTGCTCGCTGAAGCAGAG ATGTCGCAAACAGGTCTCCCATTACCCAACTTCGATGTGCAGAATCCATCAAGCCAACAGCAGCAGCATGCAACCGGAGTTTCGTTTCCTCCACAAGATCTACCAATACCTGCATATCCAGTTAATACGG ATCGCAAAAAAGCAGCAGATGTCCCAGTACCCCAATATCCATCAATACCACATCCATTTATGG ATCACAACAAAGCAGCAGATGTCCCGGTACCCCAATATCCACCCCAGTATCCAGTACCCCAATATCCATCAACACCACATCCATTTACAG CAGATGTCCCAGTACCCCAATATCCATCAATACCACATCCATTTATGG ATCACAACAAAGCAGCAGATGTCCCGGTACCCCAATATCCATCAATACCACATCCATTTACAG gtTTCCCATTACCCAACTTCGAGGTGAAGAATCCACCaagccaacaacaacaacaacatgttgTCGGAGTTTCGTTTGCTCCACAAGAGAAAGCAATACCAGATCTATTTAACG GACCTAGAATTGATTACATCCATTTTGGTGTCCCCCTATATGAAGCATCGATAAAAGGTGATTGGAAAGCTGCTAAAGACATTTTTGATGAAACGCCAACGTTGGTAAGGTATAGTATCACTGAAAATGGCGAAACAGCACTTCATGTTGCTGCATCCGCAGAAAGCACCAATGAGGTGGAAGAGTTCGTGGAGCATCTGGTGAATTACATGCAAAAGAAGGACCTGGAACTTCAAGATAAAAGCTCCAACACTGCCCTTTGTGTAGTTGCTGCATCCGGAAAAATTAACATGGTTAAGATTATGGTGCAAAAGAACAGGGACTTGATGTCAATCCGTGGTTGGCAAAATATGATGCCACTTTATATGGCTGCCTTGTTTGGACATCATGAGGTGGTGAAATATCTATATCAAGAATCGAATAATCTGCGTGATGATAGTTATTGGACACCAAAGACTCGTGGTTGGCTTCTTTTGACATGTGTCGAGAATGATATGTTTG ATGTCGCACTATGGATTGTGAAAGATCACCCAGAACTTGTTAATAATTCGGATGTACTTGGAGTTTTAGCTCAAAAGCCTGATgcattttctaaaagaaaatctaaTATCATCATGAACACCGTCAAATGGG TCATTTTTCCAAAGGTGGGAGTTTATGAAAAGGGAAGTACAGCACTTGAATTACTAACAATCATGTGGCAAAATATTGCGATGAAGTCTAAGAAAGAAATTGATGTCATACTCAGAGGGACGCATGTGACGTTGCCGGGAAATGCAAAGAAAAAGTACCCTTCACAAATACCATTTGTTGCTGCAGAAAGGGGCAATACTAGATTTGTAATTGAGCTCATCCGTCTATATCCTGATCTGATATGGAAAGTAAACGATACCAATCAAAGTATATTTCACACTGCTGCCGAGCATCGTCATATGGATATCTACAATCTATTGTACGAAATAGGCTCAAAAAGGAATCAGATAACTCTTCTCAAAGATGCAAATGAAAACAATATGCTCCATTTAGTTGGGAAGAGTGCCAAGAAAAAGCGACATGAGGATGTCTCCGGAGCTGCTTTTGAGATGCAACGAGAACTATTATGGTTTAAG GAAGTAGAGGGAATGGTCCCTTTTTCTTATAGGGAAGAGAGAAACAAAGATGGCCTAACACCACACGAGTTATTCACTGTCGAACACAAAGATCTAGTTGTAAAAGGTGAGGAGTGGATGAAAGGAACAGCTAGTCAATGTATGGTGGTTGCTGCTCTTATTGCCACCATAGTTTTTGCTGCAGCTTTTACGGTTCCTGGCGGATACAATCAGAATGATGGTATCCCTATATTTTATCGAGAAGTAAGCTTAAAGCTTTTTGTAGTGGCGGATGCCATATCTTTATTCTCATCATCAGCTTCTATAATCATGTTCTTGTCTATCCTTACATCTCGTTACGGTGAACGTGATTTCTATGAATCATTGCCTAAAAAGTTGACGTTGGGTTTAGCAACACTTTTCTTGTCAATAACAACCATGATGGTTGCGTTCAGTCTCAGCTTATTTGTGTTATACCATAAAGATCTGCAGTGGATACCGATTCTTGTCGCCATGTTTGCTACCATGCCAGTCTTCCTATTCGCTACGCTGCAATATCCTCTCTTAAAAGACATAATAGTTGCGACATACGGTTCCAAGTACCTCTTTCGGCCGAAGAAACGTGTTCTTTATGAAAACCATCAACGTTTTGCAATTCCAATGCCTTTTTGA